A single genomic interval of Monodelphis domestica isolate mMonDom1 chromosome X, mMonDom1.pri, whole genome shotgun sequence harbors:
- the HCFC1 gene encoding host cell factor 1 isoform X8, which translates to MASGLQPAAVVASVSASSSAVAAAGSSSLAQLLQPRWKRVVGWSGPVPRPRHGHRAVAIKELIVVFGGGNEGIVDELHVYNTATNQWFIPAVRGDIPPGCAAYGFVCDGTRLLVFGGMVEYGKYSNDLYELQASRWEWKRLKAKAPKNGPPPCPRLGHSFSLVGNKCYLFGGLANDSEDPKNNIPRYLNDLYILELRPGSGVVAWDIPITYGVLPPPRESHTAVVYTEKDNKKSKLVIYGGMSGCRLGDLWTLDIETLTWNKPTLSGVAPLPRSLHSATTIGNKMYVFGGWVPLVMDDVKVATHEKEWKCTNTLACLNLDTMSWETILMDTLEDNIPRARAGHCAVAINTRLYIWSGRDGYRKAWNNQVCCKDLWYLETEKPPAPSRVQLVRANTNSLEVSWGAVPTADSYLLQLQKYDIPAAAAAAATATSPAANPVPSVPINPPKSPAPAAAAPAVQPLAQVGITLLPQAAATPPTTTTTIQVLPTVPGSPIPVPTTGRTQGVPAVLKVTGPQAPAGTPLVTVRPASQPGKAPVTVTSLPAGVRMVVPTQSAQGTVIGSNPQMSGMAALAAAAAATQKIPPSSAPTVLSVPAGTTIVKTVAVSPGTSTLPATVKVASSPVMVSSLGCFTPSLFPPPQVSNPATRMLKTAAAQVGTSVSSAANTPTRPIITVHKSGTVTVAQQAQVVTTVVGGVTKTITLVKSPISVPGGSALISNLGKVMSVVQTKPVQTSAVTGQASTGPVTQIIQTKGPLPAGTILKLVTSADGKPTTIITTTQASGTGTKPTILGISSVSPNTTKPGTTTIIKTIPMSAIITQSGATGVTSSPGIKSPITIITTKVMTSGTGTPAKIITAVPKIATGHGQQGVTQVVLKGAPGQPGTILRTVPMGGVRLVTPVTVSAVKPTVTTLVVKGTTGVTTLGTVTGTVSTSLAGAGGHNTNASLATPITTLGTIATLSSQVINPTAITVSAAQTTLTAAGGLTTPTITMQPVSQPTQVTLITTPSGVEAQPVHDLPVSILASPTTEQPTATVTIAESGQGDVQPGTVTLVCSNPPCETHETGTTNTATTTVVANLGSLQQPTQVQFVCDRQEAGASLVTSAVGQQNGSVVRVCSNPPCEIHETGTTNTPTVVSANLTVPTLLGTGQFVCSNPPCETHETGTTNTATSSMAGQHMLSIPSCLPQETGTANLAASSMAGQQVCSNPPCETHETGTTNTATMATSNMTGKRVCTNPPCETHETGTTSTATTAMSNMGSGQPATASQQRETYHTYTTNTPTTARSNMGTREPEKAPALAKPTCQTHQTSATGTTMTVRATEAPCPAAPRVCPSPSCEQSTTATGSTGPVTKSSSASGGSTSTGVGQLAFISRQSEVQHTHTTNTPTTARSNMGAGEANGVQGPTKPSCQTHQTSSTSTTMTVKATEVLCLAAATAVSSTCSNPPCETHETGTTNTATTSNAGTLQQVCSNPPCETHETGTTHTATTATSNVGSSQPGQQIPASPHCETHQTTSTGTTMTVNFGVPPPGPSPSRKTLEAALDSAAAPATASPAPTAPSPGQRVCSNPPCETHETGTTHTATTVTSNMSSNQDPPSTTGGQGEPENTQGENMTSTSSNAITTTVSSTQTRAVTAVTQSTPVPGPSVPNISAMTEMPPDAMTTEASVSATIAVAVTGTDTQEVALSATDILQPLEEIPAETEAPQQLLQPPSAPPGEQAEGTPATHSPDLQAAVDMSGAGEPSPGQEAASSAVVTAVMVQPQPQPEVDQLSLPQELMAEAQAGTTTLMVTGLTPEELAVTAAAEAAAQAAATEEAQALAIQAVLQAAQQAVMGAGEPMDTSDAAAVAQAELGHLTAEGQEGQPTSIPIVLTQQELAALVQQQQQLQEAQAQVQAQVHHHHHHHHHHLPTEALAPADSLNDPATESNGLSDLAGAVTSTVALLPSTATESLAPSNTFVAPQPVAPSPAKLQAAAALAEVANGIESPVGKPDPLPPPMKATAKKENQWFDVGVIKGTNMMVMHYFLPPDDAPSDDDSGTIPDYNQLKKQELQPGTAYKFRVAGINACGRGPFSEISAFKTCLPGFPGAPCAIKISKSPDGAHLTWEPPSVTSGKIIEYSVYLAIQSSQAGEPKSSAPAQLAFMRVYCGPNPSCLVQSSSLSNAHIDYTTKPAIIFRIAARNEKGYGPATQVRWLQESSKDSSTSKPASKRPLSSPEMKSAPKKSKADGQ; encoded by the exons ATGGCTTCGGGTCTGCAACCCGCCGCGGTGGTGGCCTCAGTCTCAGCCTCCTCCTCTGCTGTCGCTGCTGCCGGGAGCAGCTCTCTGGCTCAGCTGCTGCAGCCCCGCTGGAAGCGAGTGGTGGGGTGGTCTGGCCCCGTGCCGCGCCCCCGCCACGGCCACCGAGCCGTGGCCATCAAGGAGCTCATCGTAGTGTTTGGTGGTGGCAACGAGGGTATCGTTGACGAGCTGCACGTGTATAACACGG CAACCAACCAGTGGTTTATCCCTGCTGTTCGAGGGGACATCCCTCCAGGCTGTGCTGCCTATGGCTTTGTGTGTGATGGGACTCGACTGCTGGTGTTTGGTGGGATGGTGGAATATGGGAAGTACAGCAACGACCTCTACGAGTTGCAG GCAAGCAGGTGGGAATGGAAAAGGCTCAAAGCAAAAGCCCCCAAAAATGGGCCGCCTCCATGCCCCCGACTTGGGCACAGCTTTTCTCTTGTGGGCAACAAATGCTACCTGTTTGGGGGTTTGGCTAATGACAGCGAGGATCCCAAGAACAACATTCCGAG GTACCTGAATGACCTATATATTCTGGAGTTACGACCAGGCTCTGGTGTGGTAGCCTGGGACATCCCCATCACTTATGGGGTCCTGCCGCCCCCCCGGGAGTCCCACACGGCTGTAGTCTATACAGAAAAAGACAACAAGAAATCCAAGTTGGTTATCTATGGGGGAATGAGTGGCTGCAGGCTTGGGGACCTCTGGACCCTAGATATTG AGACCCTGACCTGGAATAAACCTACTCTCAGTGGGGTGGCTCCTCTCCCTCGAAGTCTTCATTCTGCCACCACCATAGGAAACAA AATGTATGTGTTTGGTGGTTGGGTTCCTCTTGTTATGGATGACGTCAAAGTGGCCACACACGAGAAGGAGTGGAAGTGCACCAACACACTGGCCTGTCTCAACTTGG ACACCATGTCCTGGGAAACTATTCTGATGGACACACTGGAGGACAACATCCCCCGGGCTCGAGCTGGCCACTGTGCAGTGGCCATTAACACCCGACTCTATATCTGGAGTGGGCGAGACGGTTACCGAAAAGCATGGAATAACCAAGTCTGCTGTAAGGACCTTTGGTACCTAGAGACAG AAAAGCCTCCTGCCCCATCCCGGGTGCAGCTGGTCCGAGCCAACACCAACTCCCTGGAGGTGAGCTGGGGGGCAGTGCCAACGGCTGACAGTTATCTCCTGCAGCTCCAAAAGTATGATAttcctgccgccgccgccgccgctgccacTGCCACCTCACCTGCAGCCAACCCTGTTCCATCTGTGCCTATCAATCCCCCCAAGAGCCCTGCCCCAGCTGCAGCAGCCCCTGCTGTGCAGCCACTGGCCCAGGTTGGCATCACACTGCTCCCACAGGCAGCTGCAACCCccccaaccaccaccaccaccatccagGTCTTGCCGACAGTGCCTGGCAGCCCCATCCCTGTGCCCACCACAGGTCGGACTCAAG GTGTCCCTGCTGTTCTCAAAGTGACTGGCCCCCAGGCTCCAGCAGGAACTCCCCTAGTCACTGTTCGACCAGCCAGCCAACCTGGAAAAGCTCCAGTTACTGTGACTTCGCTGCCCGCCGGTGTCCGAATGGTTGTACCGACACAAAGTGCCCAGGGAACA GTGATTGGCAGCAACCCTCAGATGAGTGGCATGGCAGCCCTGGCCGCAGCAGCTGCAGCCACCCAGAAGATCCCTCCTTCCTCAGCTCCCACAGTACTGAGTGTCCCTGCAGGGACCACCATTGTCAAAACTGTAGCAGTGTCTCCTGGCACCTCCACACTTCCAGCCACAGTGAAGGTGGCCTCCTCCCCAGTCATG GTGTCCTCTCTGGGGTGCTTCACGCCGTCTCTCTTCCCTCCACCTCAGGTGAGCAACCCAGCCACCAGAATGTTGAAGACAGCAGCAGCCCAAGTAGGCACATCAGTATCATCAGCTGCTAATACTCCCACCCGCCCCATCATCACCGTCCATAAATCTGGCACTGTGACTGTGGCCCAGCAAGCCCAGGTGGTGACCACCGTGGTCGGTGGGGTCACCAAAACCATCACTCTGGTCAAGAGCCCCATCTCTGTCCCAGGGGGCAGTGCACTG ATTTCTAATCTGGGCAAAGTGATGTCAGTTGTTCAGACCAAACCGGTTCAGACCTCAGCAGTCACAGGCCAGGCTTCTACTGGCCCTGTGACTCAGATCATCCAG ACCAAAGGACCCCTGCCAGCTGGTACCATTCTGAAGCTGGTAACGTCAGCCGATGGCAAGCCTACCACTATCATCACCACCACCCAGGCCAGCGGGACTGGAACCAAACCCACCATCTTGGGCATCAGCAGTGTCTCCCCCAACACCACCAAACCGGGCACTACCACCATCATCAAAACCATCCCCATGTCGGCTATCATCACCCAGTCCGGAGCGACGG GTGTAACCAGCAGCCCTGGCATCAAATCCCCAATCACCATCATTACCACAAAGGTCATGACATCTGGCACAGGGACACCTGCCAAAATCATAACTGCTGTCCCCAAAATCGCTACTGGCCACGGGCAGCAAGGAGTAACCCAG GTGGTGCTAAAGGGAGCCCCTGGACAACCAGGCACCATCCTCCGAACAGTTCCCATGGGTGGGGTGCGGCTTGTCACCCCAGTCACAGTATCGGCTGTCAAGCCAACAGTCACCACCCTAGTGGTGAAGGGTACCACAG gaGTTACAACTCTTGGCACTGTAACAGGCACAGTGTCTACCAGCCTTGCTGGAGCAGGCGGGCATAACACCAATGCCTCTCTGGCCACTCCTATCACCACCCTGGGGACCATTGCCACTCTTTCGAGCCAGGTGATCAATCCTACAGCCATTACTGTGTCAGCTGCCCAGACCACTCTGACAGCGGCAGGAGGGCTCACCACCCCGACCATTACCATGCAG cctGTCTCTCAGCCCACTCAAGTGACGTTGATTACCACACCCAGTGGAGTAGAGGCCCAGCCAGTGCATGACCTTCCCGTCTCCATCTTGGCCTCACCTACAACTGAGCAGCCCACAGCCACAGTCACAATCGCTGAATCAGGCCAGGGTGATGTGCAGCCCGGCACTGTGACCCTAGTGTGCTCCAACCCCCCCTGCGAGACCCATGAGACGGGCACTACTAATACAGCCACAACAACCGTAGTAGCAAACCTAGGCAGCCTCCAGCAGCCAACCCAGGTCCAGTTTGTCTGTGACAGGCAAGAGGCAGGTGCCTCATTGGTGACCTCAGCAGTGGGACAGCAGAATGGCAGTGTGGTGCGGGTCTGTTCAAACCCCCCCTGTGAGATCCATGAGACAGGCACCACCAACACTCCCACTGTGGTCAGTGCCAACCTCACAGTCCCCACACTGCTAGGGACAGGGCAGTTTGTGTGCTCCAACCCTCCCTGTGAGACCCATGAGACAGGTACCACCAACACAGCCACTTCTAGTATGGCTGGGCAGCACATGCTCTCCATCCCCTCATGCCTGCCCCAAGAAACAGGTACCGCCAATCTAGCTGCATCGAGCATGGCTGGGCAGCAAGTCTGCTCCAATCCCCCATGTGAGACCCATGAAACGGGTACCACCAACACGGCCACCATGGCCACATCCAACATGACCGGGAAGCGTGTGTGTACAAACCCCCCGTGTGAGACCCATGAGACAGGAACCACCAGCACTGCCACTACTGCCATGTCTAACATGGGTTCAGGGCAGCCAGCAACTGCCAGCCAGCAGCGTGAGACATATCACACTTACACAACTAATACCCCCACCACAGCCCGATCTAATATGGGCACTAGGGAGCCTGAGAAAGCACCGGCTCTTGCCAAGCCCACATGCCAAACCCATCAGACCAGCGCAACCGGTACCACCATGACTGTGAGAGCTACAGAGGCACCATGCCCAGCTGCTCCTCGGGTCTGCCCCAGTCCATCCTGTGAGCAGAGTACCACCGCCACAGGTTCTACGGGCCCCGTGACCAAGAGCAGCTCAGCTAGTGGGGGTAGTACCAGCACAGGCGTAGGGCAACTAGCCTTCATCAGCCGGCAGTCTGAGGTACAGCATACCCATACAACAAACACCCCAACTACAGCCCGGTCCAACATGGGCGCTGGGGAGGCCAATGGGGTACAGGGGCCCACCAAGCCCTCATGCCAAACACATCAAACCAGTTCCACCAGCACCACTATGACTGTGAAAGCCACAGAGGTGCTCTGCCTGGCCGCTGCCACCGCCGTCTCCTCCACCTGTTCCAACCCACCCTGTGAAACGCACGAGACTGGTACCACCAACACAGCCACTACCTCGAATGCAGGCACTCTCCAGCAGGTGTGCTCCAACCCACCCTGTGAGACCCACGAGACTGGCACCACACATACGGCCACCACTGCCACCTCCAATGTAGGCTCCAGTCAGCCCGGGCAGCAGATACCTGCTAGCCCTCATTGTGAGACTCACCAGACCACCTCCACTGGCACCACCATGACAGTCAACTTTGGGGTCCCACCCCCTGGGCCCAGCCCCTCCCGGAAGACCCTGGAGGCAGCCTTAGATTCTGCAGCAGCACCAGCTACTGCCAGCCCTGCGCCAACAGCCCCCTCCCCAGGGCAGAGGGTGTGTTCCAACCCCCCCTGTGAAACCCATGAGACAGGCACCACGCACACAGCTACCACTGTCACCTCAAACATGAGCTCAAACCAAG ACCCACCATCCACCACAGGTGGTCAGGGGGAGCCAGAGAACACCCAAGGGGAAAACATGACTTCCACCAGCTCCAACGCCATCACCACAACAGTCTCGTCCACACAGACCCGAGCTGTGACTGCTGTGACACAGTCCACTCCAGTTCCTGGTCCTTCAGTACCG AACATTTCAGCGATGACGGAGATGCCTCCTGATGCCATGACTACGGAAGCGTCTGTCTCAGCCACAATAGCAGTGGCTGTAACTGGCACAGATACACAAGAGGTGGCACTCTCAGCCACAGACATCCTCCAGCCCTTAGAGGAGATCCCAGCTGAGACTGAAGCTCCGCAGCAGCTGTTACAGCCTCCCTCTGCTCCTCCAGGAGAGCAAGCCGAGGGCACCCCAGCAACTCACAGCCCTGACCTACAGGCAGCGGTGGACATGAGTGGGGCTGGGGAACCCTCCCCGGGCCAGGAGGCTGCCAGCTCGGCAGTGGTGACTGCCGTCATGGTACAGCCACAGCCACAGCCTGAGGTGGACCAACTATCTCTGCCTCAAGAGCTGATGGCTGAGGCTCAGGCTGGCACCACAACCCTTATGGTTACAGGCCTTACCCCAGAGGAGTTGGCAGTGACAGCAGCCGCTGAGGCTGCAGCCCAGGCAGCAGCTACTGAGGAAGCCCAGGCCCTGGCAATCCAAGCTGTGCTCCAGGCAGCCCAGCAGGCCGTCATGG GTGCTGGTGAGCCAATGGACACATCAGATGCAGCCGCAGTGGCCCAGGCGGAGCTGGGGCACTTGACAGCCGAGGGCCAAGAGGGCCAGCCTACTTCCATCCCCATTGTGCTGACCCAGCAGGAGCTGGCTGCTTTGgtgcaacagcagcaacaactgCAGGAGGCCCAGGCCCAAGTTCAGGCTCAggtccaccaccaccaccaccaccaccaccaccacctgccCACAGAGGCTCTGGCCCCTGCTGACAGCCTCAATGACCCAGCCACAGAAAGTAATGGCCTCAGTGACCTAGCTGGTGCTGTCACCAGCACTGTGGCCCTGCTGCCTTCCACAGCGACAGAGA GTTTGGCACCATCCAACACATTTGTGGCTCCTCAGCCAGTGGCGCCCAGTCCGGCGAAGCTCCAGGCAGCTGCTGCCCTGGCTGAGGTAGCTAATGGCATCGAGTCACCAGTGGGG AAACCTGATCCCCTGCCTCCACCCATGAAAGCTACTGCCAAGAAGGAAAACCAGTGGTTCGATGTTGGGGTCATCAAAGGCACCAACATGATGGTCATGCACTATTTTCTGCCCCCAGACGATGCCCCAAGTGAT GATGACTCTGGCACCATCCCTGACTACAACCAGCTAAAGAAGCAAGAGCTCCAGCCGGGCACAGCCTACAAGTTCCGTGTCGCAGGCATCAATGCCTGTGGCCGGGGGCCCTTCAGCGAGATCTCCGCCTTTAAGACTTGTCTTCCTGGCTTTCCTGGGGCTCCTTGTGCCATTAAAATCAGTAAA